The Candidatus Nitrosocosmicus arcticus DNA segment TGGAGGCTATGCTGACCAAGTTAAATTTATAAGATTTTCTAATGAAAATGTTGCGTACCAGGAAGTGACTAATGGTCACCTTGACAGTTATTTTTTCCAAATTCCTCTGCATCTTGTTGAATCAGCTAAAAAGAATTCAAATCTAGAAGTGTTTGAGAAGGAGGGTCTTTCTTATGGTTTGTTAATAAATCCTTATAATGCGAGCCAAACTTTCAATCCTTTCTCAATCAAAGAAATAAGATTTGCAATGAATTTCTTGATCGATAGGAACTTTATAGTAAATAATATTTTAAAGGGTTTCAGCAATCCCATCGTAGAGCCGTACGGACCCACATCTCCTGAATACCATAATGTGATACCTGTAGTAGATCCATTGAAAATCCATTATGACTTAACCCTTGCTACTAAAAGTATCAAGGACTCTATGATAAAGGCGGGAGCAATTATGGATGGAACAGGTAAGTATACCCTAAATGGAAAAGCCGTGCTGGTTAAGATATTGATTAGAAATGACGATTTGTTAAGAAAATCTTTCGGTGATTTTGTTGCATCTGAGGTTGAAAAAGTCGGATTTACGGTCGTGAAGGAATACGGTGATTTGACAAAAGCCAATAGAGTTGTTTATGGATCAGACCCGGCAGATTTGGAATGGAATGTTTATACCGAATCATACATTTCTAGTTCATTCTCAAGGTATAATCCAACAACTGTTAGTCAAATGTATGCTCCGTGGTTTGGAAATATGCCAGGATCTCAGAATCCCGTCTTTTGGCAGTATTCCAATTCAACAATCGATGACCTAACACAAAAGCTCGTTTTTAACAATTTTACTTCTGAAATAGAACGAAATAATTTGTTAAGACAAGCGGAGTCGGCAGGTTTGCAAGAAGCAGTGCGCCTCTTTTTTGCAAGATCCTTTGATCCATACATTTCCTCATCAAAAATTAGTGGCCTGATTAACGACTATTCTGCCGGCATTGCTAATAAATTGTCATTGATAAACGCTATAAAAAACAATACCGATAATTCTACACTCAATATAGGGATGAAAGAAGTATATCAAGGAGCCTGGAACAATGTTAAGGGTTGCACAGATTTTTATTGTAGGATCATTTATTCACTTGTTGCTGACACTCCAACGATATCTAATCCTTATTCTGGCGACCCTGAACCCTCTAGAAATATGTGGACCTATCTGTTCTCAAAAGGGCCTACTGATACTGTCATAGTTCCAAGCGATGCCCTTACCTGGAACCCATTTAATCAAAGTTGGGATAAGAACAAAAATCAAAGTAATTCTGCATTAACCAAAGTTACTATGACACCTTTGTTCTCAAATTGGCATAATGGGGAACTCATGGATAAGTATGATCTCTTGTACTCTTATTATTTTCCATTCGAATGGTCCACTGATACTAAAAATAACGATAAGACCTTTGATGCCGAATATTCCAGTTTAATTTTTCCAACTTTGTCCCTGATTAAAGGAATAAAATTCTATGACAACAACACATTTGATACCTATGTCGATCTTTGGCATTATGACAAAAAATTAGTCCCCTCTTACGGGACCTTATGGCCTTCTGAACCATGGGAAATTACTGCCGCTACGGAACGATTGGTTGCGGATAATAAATTGTCTTATTCAAAATCTGATGCTAATATTAAACATATAGATCAGTTATCTCTGAATCTTCCAGTGCAATCCGAATTGATAAAACGAGAGTTGATTAAGATGTCTAATGAAAATTATGTGCCCAATCCTTTGAAAGGTTTGATAAGTTTGGAGTATGCACTTGAACGCTACAAGTCATCAATAGACTGGATTAATATTCATCACAATGCAGTCATTGGTAACGGGCCTTATTATTTGGAAACTTTCAATCCTACTGGAGGGGTTGTAACCTTGAATGCGTTTAGAGATAATACATATCCGTTCAAGACAGGAATATACTCTGACTTCGAAAACCCTCCTGAACTACGCATTGATAGGATTAACATTCCAAAGTTCCTAAAAATAGGAGATCCATATGATTTTGACTTGCTTTTAGGTCTTAACAATCTATCTAATGGATCAAATAGTTTTAGTGGGATCATTGATCATTTCATTTCTGACAGAAATAATAAAATCGTAGTCGAAGGTTCTACTGTGATAAATAATATCTCTAATAATCATTCTGATAGTAAAGGTCAACATCAGCTGGATGAATCTGGGGCTGTTACCATATCCTTGAATGCAAGTCAGACACAGGAACTTATACCAGGTCCAGCGAAAATAAAACTTATCATTACTTCTACAGAGTCACCAAAACCGCTGATCCAAGAAAATACCTTGATTGCCAGGCCTTGAGTAGGGTTTAAAATAACAATATAGACGGATTTGCCTTGATGACCATCATCGTTTACCTTTTAAAAAAAATCTCAATTTTGATATTAGTTTTGATTATCACACTATTGGTTACAATATTCCTTTTAGGTTCGACCATTGACAAAATAATGGTGGATAATATTCGAATGCAGGTAACTAACTCTCTATCCAACTCTATATCTGAAAACCAAAGACTAGGTCAGCTACAAGACCCTCAGGAAAGGCAGTCGATAATCAATAAACAAATTAGTAT contains these protein-coding regions:
- a CDS encoding ABC transporter substrate-binding protein; the protein is MTALFAIVLCSSENYAFSQMNKTGGYADQVKFIRFSNENVAYQEVTNGHLDSYFFQIPLHLVESAKKNSNLEVFEKEGLSYGLLINPYNASQTFNPFSIKEIRFAMNFLIDRNFIVNNILKGFSNPIVEPYGPTSPEYHNVIPVVDPLKIHYDLTLATKSIKDSMIKAGAIMDGTGKYTLNGKAVLVKILIRNDDLLRKSFGDFVASEVEKVGFTVVKEYGDLTKANRVVYGSDPADLEWNVYTESYISSSFSRYNPTTVSQMYAPWFGNMPGSQNPVFWQYSNSTIDDLTQKLVFNNFTSEIERNNLLRQAESAGLQEAVRLFFARSFDPYISSSKISGLINDYSAGIANKLSLINAIKNNTDNSTLNIGMKEVYQGAWNNVKGCTDFYCRIIYSLVADTPTISNPYSGDPEPSRNMWTYLFSKGPTDTVIVPSDALTWNPFNQSWDKNKNQSNSALTKVTMTPLFSNWHNGELMDKYDLLYSYYFPFEWSTDTKNNDKTFDAEYSSLIFPTLSLIKGIKFYDNNTFDTYVDLWHYDKKLVPSYGTLWPSEPWEITAATERLVADNKLSYSKSDANIKHIDQLSLNLPVQSELIKRELIKMSNENYVPNPLKGLISLEYALERYKSSIDWINIHHNAVIGNGPYYLETFNPTGGVVTLNAFRDNTYPFKTGIYSDFENPPELRIDRINIPKFLKIGDPYDFDLLLGLNNLSNGSNSFSGIIDHFISDRNNKIVVEGSTVINNISNNHSDSKGQHQLDESGAVTISLNASQTQELIPGPAKIKLIITSTESPKPLIQENTLIARP